The genome window CCTGCGATATACAACGTGCAATGTGTCGTGGGGAACAGGAGAGAACGTCGGTTCAGCGGTCTAACGTGTTGCCGCTCAGCCGCGAGCGGCTCATTGCCCGCCCCGCTCGTCGGCTACAGCGGCGTGTTGGGCTGCTGCTGGTGGCGAGTCGAAACCAAGCTTGTTGCTCCGTTGACTGCGCCCTAGAATGGCGACATGACCTCCAGAGCGCAAGCCCTTCTTCGGGAAGTGCTAACCCTGCCGACCGCTGAGCGGGCTGACGTGGCGGCGGAGCTCCTGGCGAGCCTGGACGACGCCCCGCCAGACAGTCCGGCCGAAGTCGAGGCCGCCTGGGCCCACGAGATTGAGCGTCGCGCCAGACGCGTGATGAGCGGCGAATCAGCAGGCGAGGCGTGGGAGGACGTGCGGGCCCGGGTGGTGAACCGCCTGACGTCTCGATGAACCGAGCCTTTCGGCCTGAGCCTGAGGCCTCCGCAGAACTTGAAGACGCCGCCGTCTGGTACAGCACGAAGCGCCCCGGCTTGGGCGTGGAGTTCGTGGAGGCAGTGGACGCCGCGCTGAGCCAGATTGCCCGGTGGCCGCAGATTGGCCGTGTGGTGCCCCGCGTTCCGAGCGACGTGCCCGCCCGTCGATTCCCGATCGAGCGATTCCCGTACCACGTGGTCTACCTGGAATGGGACGGTGCGATTCGGATTCTTGCGTTCGCGCATGATCGCCGTCGGCCAGGCTACTGGCTGTCTCGCCTCTAGATTCTGTCAGCCCAACGGTAGCGCTGAGCCGAGCTGCGCGGCGTCACGATACCACCGCCGCG of Candidatus Rokuibacteriota bacterium contains these proteins:
- a CDS encoding addiction module protein, with translation MTSRAQALLREVLTLPTAERADVAAELLASLDDAPPDSPAEVEAAWAHEIERRARRVMSGESAGEAWEDVRARVVNRLTSR